The sequence GACCTTCTCCGGGGGCGAAGAACTGATTGAACGGCTCGAACGTGACGCCCTGGCAATCGGGGCATGGCGGAAAATCCCCTCCAAGAAGATCGGCACCGGCTACCGGGAAGGGTTCGCCACGCCCAAGCAACTTGACATGATCGCCGCCCTTTGGGCCGAAGTCAGCACCGCCCCACCGGACAAACGGGAAGGGGCGTTACGGAAATTTGTTACACGTCAGGCGAAGGTTACGGACTTGCGCTTTTTACGGGCGGGCGATGCCTCCCGGGTTATCTGCGCCCTGAAAGCCATGAACCGCCAGGCGGGGGACGAATGAGGCACGATCAATGCCCCCATTGCAGGGCGAAACGGCCGAACCTTCATGAATTCAGGGAAGCCGCCGGGGAAGACGGATGGATTTTGACGGTT comes from Desulfuromonas acetexigens and encodes:
- a CDS encoding regulatory protein GemA, encoding MTPNRKASGITPAQNKKIHALKNALGLDDAVYREILAGFGVSTSRALTFSGGEELIERLERDALAIGAWRKIPSKKIGTGYREGFATPKQLDMIAALWAEVSTAPPDKREGALRKFVTRQAKVTDLRFLRAGDASRVICALKAMNRQAGDE